Proteins encoded together in one Paracidovorax wautersii window:
- a CDS encoding rubredoxin: MCLICGWIYDEAQGSPEHGIPPQTPWEQVPMNWTCPECGARKEDFEMVQI, from the coding sequence ATGTGTTTGATTTGCGGTTGGATATATGACGAAGCGCAGGGTTCTCCTGAGCACGGCATTCCGCCCCAGACGCCCTGGGAGCAGGTTCCCATGAACTGGACCTGCCCCGAATGCGGCGCGCGCAAGGAAGACTTCGAGATGGTCCAGATCTGA
- a CDS encoding bifunctional hydroxymethylpyrimidine kinase/phosphomethylpyrimidine kinase translates to MTSNTSPPSDTAPVATDAEEDASPVCVMVFNANDPSGAGGLTADAVTIASVGGHPVAIATGAYARDTAEVFDHYAMDDEAVAEQARAVLEDMPVQAIKVGFVGSPENLSAIAEITADYAEVPVIAYMPNLSWWRDDLIDQYLDAFQELLLPQTSVLVGNHSTLRRWLLPDWASDRSPSARDIAMAASELGVPYVLVTGIPAPEQFVENVLASPQSVLGSGKFELFEATFAGAGDTLSAALAALVASGSDLGEATSEALTYLDRCLDAGFRPGMGHIVPDRMFWAQPDEDDEDDSDEPPPDPTATDGFVMPPHDTQH, encoded by the coding sequence ATGACATCAAATACATCCCCCCCTTCTGATACGGCCCCGGTGGCCACCGACGCGGAAGAGGACGCCAGCCCCGTCTGCGTCATGGTGTTCAACGCCAACGACCCGAGCGGCGCCGGCGGGCTGACCGCGGATGCGGTCACCATCGCGTCGGTGGGCGGGCATCCGGTAGCGATCGCCACCGGTGCCTATGCCCGGGACACGGCGGAAGTCTTCGACCACTACGCGATGGACGACGAGGCCGTGGCCGAGCAGGCCCGCGCCGTGCTGGAGGACATGCCCGTGCAGGCCATCAAGGTCGGCTTCGTCGGCAGCCCCGAGAACCTCAGCGCCATCGCCGAGATCACGGCCGACTACGCCGAAGTTCCCGTCATCGCCTACATGCCCAACCTGTCGTGGTGGCGCGACGACCTCATCGACCAGTACCTGGACGCTTTCCAGGAGCTGCTGCTGCCGCAGACCTCGGTGTTGGTGGGCAACCACAGCACCCTGCGCCGCTGGCTGCTGCCCGACTGGGCGAGCGACCGCAGCCCCTCCGCGCGGGACATCGCCATGGCCGCGTCCGAACTCGGCGTGCCCTATGTGCTGGTGACCGGCATCCCGGCGCCCGAGCAATTCGTCGAGAACGTCCTCGCCTCGCCGCAGTCCGTCCTGGGCAGCGGCAAGTTCGAGCTGTTCGAGGCGACCTTCGCCGGCGCGGGCGACACCCTGTCTGCGGCTCTGGCGGCACTGGTTGCCAGCGGCAGCGACCTGGGCGAGGCCACCAGCGAGGCGCTGACCTACCTGGACCGCTGCCTGGACGCGGGCTTTCGCCCCGGCATGGGCCACATCGTTCCCGACCGCATGTTCTGGGCGCAGCCCGACGAAGACGACGAAGACGATTCCGACGAACCCCCACCCGATCCCACGGCCACCGATGGCTTCGTGATGCCTCCCCATGACACCCAGCACTGA
- the hemL gene encoding glutamate-1-semialdehyde 2,1-aminomutase gives MTPSTDRNIALFERAKALIPGGVNSPVRAFKAVGGTPRFVERAQGAYFWDANGQRFIDYIGSWGPMILGHGHPAVLEAVQKAALEGFSFGAPTEREVELAEEILRFVPSMEMIRLVSSGTEAGMSAIRLARGATGRSKIIKFNGCYHGHADALLVKAGSGLATFGHATSAGVPPEVVQHTLVLEYNDIAQLEEAFALHGHEIAGLMIEPIAGNMNFVRASVPFMQRCRELCTQYGALLVFDEVMTGFRVALGSAQSVYAKAIPGFQPDLTVLGKVIGGGMPLAAFGGPRSIMEQLAPLGPVYQAGTLSGNPVATACGLATLREISRPGFYEALAERTRALTGGLSQAAAAAGLPFSADSEGGMFGFFLLPQLPQNYPQVLATDGARFNALFHGLLDRGVYIAPALYEAGFVSAAHTAADIEETVAIAGDVFKAISK, from the coding sequence ATGACACCCAGCACTGACCGCAACATTGCCCTGTTCGAGCGCGCCAAGGCGCTGATCCCCGGCGGCGTGAACTCGCCCGTGCGCGCCTTCAAGGCCGTCGGCGGCACGCCCCGTTTCGTCGAACGCGCACAAGGCGCCTATTTCTGGGACGCCAACGGCCAGCGCTTCATCGACTACATCGGCTCCTGGGGCCCGATGATCCTGGGCCACGGCCACCCGGCCGTGCTGGAGGCCGTGCAGAAGGCCGCGCTAGAAGGCTTCAGCTTCGGCGCGCCCACCGAGCGCGAGGTGGAACTGGCCGAGGAGATCCTGCGCTTCGTGCCGTCCATGGAGATGATCCGCCTGGTCAGCTCGGGCACCGAGGCCGGCATGAGCGCCATCCGCCTGGCGCGCGGCGCCACGGGGCGCAGCAAGATCATCAAGTTCAACGGCTGCTACCACGGCCATGCCGATGCGCTGCTGGTCAAGGCCGGCTCGGGCCTGGCCACGTTCGGCCATGCGACCAGCGCCGGTGTGCCGCCCGAGGTGGTGCAGCACACGCTGGTGCTCGAATACAACGATATCGCCCAATTGGAGGAGGCCTTCGCGCTGCATGGCCACGAGATCGCAGGCCTGATGATCGAGCCCATCGCCGGCAACATGAACTTCGTGCGCGCCAGCGTGCCCTTCATGCAGCGCTGCCGCGAGCTGTGCACGCAGTACGGTGCCCTGCTGGTGTTCGACGAGGTGATGACCGGCTTCCGCGTCGCCCTGGGCAGCGCGCAGAGCGTCTATGCGAAAGCCATCCCCGGCTTCCAGCCCGACCTCACGGTGCTCGGCAAGGTCATCGGCGGCGGCATGCCGCTGGCGGCCTTCGGTGGCCCGCGGTCCATCATGGAGCAGCTGGCGCCGCTGGGTCCCGTCTACCAGGCCGGCACGCTGTCGGGCAATCCGGTGGCCACGGCCTGCGGTCTGGCGACGCTGCGCGAGATCAGCCGTCCCGGCTTCTACGAGGCACTGGCCGAGCGCACCCGCGCGCTGACGGGCGGGCTGTCGCAGGCCGCGGCCGCCGCGGGCCTCCCGTTCAGCGCCGACAGCGAAGGCGGCATGTTCGGCTTCTTCCTGCTGCCCCAGCTGCCGCAGAACTACCCGCAGGTGCTGGCGACCGACGGCGCACGCTTCAATGCGCTGTTCCACGGTCTGCTCGACCGCGGCGTCTACATCGCGCCCGCGCTGTACGAGGCCGGGTTCGTGAGCGCCGCGCACACGGCCGCTGACATCGAGGAAACGGTGGCCATCGCCGGCGACGTGTTCAAGGCGATCTCAAAGTAA
- a CDS encoding c-type cytochrome, giving the protein MPLRDDHDDDTPPERPRWIAWALALCVVLVVLGVMNVGWRTLGAGAPLAPLSVAGADAAPAQSEGLGRVQASDCLRCHGMDRHYVGPSFRQIAGRYAGQPEAADHLARKIREGSVGTWGRVVMPRHPHITEPQALQMAQWLLSLPPAEPESPLGGGSAATPG; this is encoded by the coding sequence GTGCCACTGCGCGACGATCACGACGACGACACGCCGCCGGAGCGTCCCCGCTGGATCGCGTGGGCGCTGGCGCTGTGCGTGGTGCTGGTCGTCCTCGGGGTGATGAATGTGGGCTGGCGCACGCTGGGGGCTGGCGCGCCCTTGGCGCCGCTGTCGGTGGCCGGTGCGGATGCTGCGCCCGCGCAGTCCGAGGGACTGGGCCGGGTGCAGGCCTCCGATTGCCTGCGCTGCCACGGCATGGACCGGCACTACGTGGGGCCGTCGTTCCGGCAGATCGCGGGCCGCTACGCCGGCCAGCCCGAGGCCGCCGACCACCTGGCGCGCAAGATCCGCGAGGGCAGCGTCGGCACCTGGGGCCGCGTCGTGATGCCCCGCCACCCGCACATCACCGAGCCGCAGGCGCTGCAGATGGCGCAGTGGCTGCTCTCGCTGCCGCCGGCCGAGCCGGAATCGCCCCTGGGCGGCGGCAGTGCGGCAACGCCGGGCTGA
- the purH gene encoding bifunctional phosphoribosylaminoimidazolecarboxamide formyltransferase/IMP cyclohydrolase, which produces MNALLSVSDKTGIVEFAQALHALGIRLLSTGGTAKLLADKGLPVTEVAEVTQFPEMLDGRVKTLHPKVHGGLLARRELPEHMAALQEHGIDTIDLLVVNLYPFEATVAKAGCTLADAIENIDIGGPAMVRSAAKNWKDVGVVTSADQYDAVLGELKAGGKLSDKLRFALSVAAFNRIAQYDGAISDYLSSVTFEAEKLSEEYVPTRNPFPGQSNGQFIKVQDLRYGENSHQQAALYRDLYPAPGSIVTGEQLQGKELSYNNIADADAAWECVKSFDAAACVIVKHANPCGVAVGLDAADAYGKAFQTDPTSAFGGIIAFNRPVDAAAAQLVVKQFVEVLMAPSFTPEALEIFKPKTNVRLLQIALPDHQGTTAWSRGRNAMDAKRIGSGMLLQTADNHELSLMDLKVVTKKQPTLEEMEDLLFAWKVAKYVKSNAIVFCKGGMTMGVGAGQMSRLDSARIASIKAEHAKLSLQGTVVASDAFFPFRDGLDVVVDAGATCVIQPGGSMRDQEVIDAANERGVAMVFSGVRHFRH; this is translated from the coding sequence ATGAACGCACTTCTTTCCGTCTCCGACAAGACCGGCATCGTCGAATTCGCCCAGGCGCTGCACGCGCTGGGCATCCGCCTGCTGTCCACCGGCGGCACCGCCAAGCTGCTCGCCGACAAGGGCCTGCCCGTCACCGAAGTGGCCGAGGTCACGCAGTTCCCCGAGATGCTGGACGGCCGCGTGAAGACGCTGCACCCCAAGGTGCACGGCGGCCTGCTGGCCCGCCGCGAGCTGCCCGAGCACATGGCGGCGCTCCAGGAGCACGGCATCGACACCATCGACCTGCTGGTGGTGAACCTCTACCCGTTCGAAGCCACCGTCGCCAAGGCCGGCTGCACGCTGGCCGACGCCATCGAGAACATCGACATCGGCGGCCCGGCCATGGTGCGCAGCGCCGCCAAGAACTGGAAGGACGTGGGCGTGGTGACGTCTGCCGACCAGTACGACGCCGTGCTGGGCGAGCTGAAGGCCGGCGGCAAGCTGTCCGACAAGCTGCGTTTCGCGCTGTCGGTGGCCGCGTTCAACCGCATCGCCCAGTACGACGGCGCGATCAGCGACTACCTCTCGTCCGTCACGTTCGAGGCCGAGAAGCTGTCGGAAGAGTACGTGCCCACGCGCAACCCCTTCCCCGGCCAGAGCAACGGCCAGTTCATCAAGGTGCAGGACCTGCGCTACGGCGAGAACAGCCACCAGCAGGCCGCGCTGTACCGCGACCTGTACCCCGCGCCCGGTTCCATCGTCACGGGTGAGCAGCTGCAGGGCAAGGAACTCAGCTACAACAACATCGCCGACGCCGATGCTGCCTGGGAATGCGTGAAGAGCTTCGACGCCGCTGCCTGCGTGATCGTCAAGCACGCCAACCCCTGCGGCGTGGCGGTGGGCCTGGACGCGGCCGATGCCTACGGCAAGGCCTTCCAGACCGACCCCACCAGCGCCTTCGGCGGCATCATCGCCTTCAACCGCCCGGTGGACGCAGCGGCCGCGCAGCTGGTGGTCAAGCAGTTCGTCGAAGTGCTGATGGCGCCGTCCTTCACGCCCGAGGCGCTGGAAATCTTCAAGCCCAAGACCAATGTGCGCCTGCTGCAGATCGCGCTGCCCGACCACCAGGGCACGACGGCCTGGAGCCGTGGCCGCAACGCCATGGACGCCAAGCGCATCGGCTCCGGCATGCTGCTGCAGACGGCCGACAACCACGAGCTGTCGCTGATGGACCTGAAGGTCGTCACGAAGAAGCAGCCCACGCTCGAAGAAATGGAAGACCTGCTCTTCGCCTGGAAGGTCGCCAAGTACGTGAAGAGCAACGCCATCGTCTTCTGCAAGGGCGGCATGACCATGGGTGTGGGCGCCGGCCAGATGAGCCGCCTCGATTCGGCCCGCATCGCCAGCATCAAGGCCGAGCACGCCAAGCTGTCGCTGCAGGGCACGGTGGTGGCCAGCGACGCGTTCTTCCCGTTCCGCGACGGCCTGGACGTGGTGGTGGATGCCGGTGCGACCTGCGTGATCCAGCCCGGCGGCTCCATGCGCGACCAGGAAGTCATTGACGCCGCGAACGAGCGCGGCGTAGCCATGGTGTTCAGCGGCGTGCGCCACTTCCGCCACTGA
- a CDS encoding Fis family transcriptional regulator has translation MSKKHIEECVRENLQGYFRDLGGEAPDGMYDMLVRLVEKPLLEVVMSHADNNQSRAAEWLGLNRNTLRKKLVEHKLL, from the coding sequence ATGAGCAAGAAGCACATTGAGGAATGCGTGCGCGAAAACCTGCAGGGGTACTTTCGCGATCTGGGCGGCGAGGCGCCGGACGGCATGTACGACATGCTGGTGCGCCTGGTCGAGAAACCGCTGCTGGAAGTGGTGATGAGCCACGCCGACAACAACCAGTCCCGCGCCGCCGAATGGCTGGGCCTGAACCGCAACACGCTGCGCAAGAAGCTGGTCGAGCACAAGCTGCTGTGA